The Paracoccus seriniphilus genome includes a window with the following:
- a CDS encoding GMC family oxidoreductase encodes MRNTETDFDFIVIGGGSAGCLMANRLSADPANRVLLLEAGKKDNYPWIHIPVGYLYCIGNPRTDWMYETEADKGLNGRRLRYPRGKTLGGCSSINGMIYMRGQSRDYDNWARLSGEQEWDWDHSLRDFMAHEDHCTLDGGADPATGDNGRFSDMHGHGGEWRVEKQRLRWDVLDSFAKAAQQAGIERTEDFNGGDNAGVGYFDVNQCSGWRWSSAKAFLRPARSRPNLAVWTEAQVEKLVFTIGADGQPRCAGARVNRRGQVVTVSARRETVLSAGAINSPQILQLSGIGPAAVLQAHGIEVLRDAPVGENLQDHLQIRAVFKVKGTRTLNTLAASLWGKAMIGGEYLLRRSGPMSMAPSQLGAFTRSDPGRRYANLEYHVQPLSLDAFGEDLHRFPAMTVSVCNLNPTSRGNVRIRSANFRDAPMISPNYLDTEDDRKVAADSLRQVRKLMAQPAMQPYQPEEFKPGPQYQSDAELARLAGDIANTIFHPVGTVKMGREDDQTAVLDPHLRLKGVAGLRVVDASIMPEITSGNTNSPTLMIAEKAARWILAGQ; translated from the coding sequence ATGCGCAATACCGAAACGGATTTTGACTTCATCGTGATCGGTGGCGGTTCTGCAGGCTGCCTCATGGCCAACCGGCTAAGCGCAGATCCGGCCAACCGGGTGCTGCTGCTGGAAGCCGGAAAGAAGGATAACTATCCTTGGATTCATATTCCTGTCGGATATCTCTATTGCATCGGCAATCCGCGCACCGACTGGATGTATGAGACCGAGGCCGACAAGGGCCTGAACGGGCGCCGCCTGCGCTATCCGCGCGGCAAGACCCTGGGAGGCTGTTCATCGATCAACGGCATGATCTACATGCGCGGTCAATCGCGTGACTACGACAACTGGGCGCGGCTCAGCGGCGAACAGGAATGGGACTGGGATCATTCACTGCGCGATTTCATGGCGCATGAAGATCATTGCACGCTGGATGGCGGGGCCGATCCGGCGACCGGCGACAATGGCCGCTTTTCCGACATGCACGGTCACGGCGGCGAATGGCGCGTCGAGAAACAGCGGCTGCGCTGGGACGTGCTGGACAGTTTCGCCAAAGCGGCCCAGCAGGCGGGGATCGAAAGAACCGAGGATTTCAACGGTGGCGACAATGCCGGCGTCGGCTATTTCGACGTCAACCAGTGCTCGGGTTGGCGATGGAGCAGCGCGAAAGCCTTTCTGAGACCCGCCAGATCCCGGCCCAATCTGGCTGTCTGGACCGAAGCACAGGTCGAAAAGCTGGTTTTCACGATCGGCGCGGATGGCCAGCCGCGATGCGCGGGGGCAAGGGTCAACCGCAGGGGACAGGTCGTGACGGTCTCGGCCCGGCGCGAGACGGTGCTCTCGGCGGGGGCGATCAACTCTCCGCAGATATTGCAGCTGTCGGGCATTGGTCCGGCTGCGGTGTTGCAGGCGCATGGAATCGAGGTTCTGCGCGATGCGCCTGTGGGCGAAAACCTGCAAGACCATCTGCAGATCCGCGCGGTGTTCAAGGTCAAGGGCACGCGCACACTGAACACCCTGGCCGCAAGCCTTTGGGGTAAGGCGATGATCGGTGGGGAATATCTGCTGAGGCGTTCCGGTCCGATGAGCATGGCACCCAGCCAGTTGGGTGCCTTTACCCGCTCGGACCCGGGGCGCCGTTATGCCAATCTTGAATATCACGTCCAGCCGCTCAGCCTGGATGCCTTTGGCGAGGACCTGCATCGTTTCCCGGCGATGACCGTCAGCGTCTGCAACCTCAACCCGACAAGCCGGGGCAACGTGCGCATCCGCTCGGCCAATTTCCGCGATGCGCCGATGATTTCCCCCAACTATCTGGACACCGAGGATGACCGCAAGGTCGCGGCCGACAGCCTTCGTCAGGTGCGCAAGCTGATGGCCCAACCCGCGATGCAGCCCTATCAGCCCGAGGAGTTCAAGCCCGGCCCGCAATATCAAAGCGACGCGGAACTGGCCCGTCTGGCCGGCGATATCGCCAATACGATCTTTCACCCCGTCGGCACCGTGAAGATGGGGCGCGAAGACGATCAGACCGCCGTTCTTGATCCGCATCTGCGCCTGAAGGGCGTGGCCGGGCTGCGCGTCGTGGATGCCAGCATCATGCCCGAAATCACCAGCGGCAACACCAATTCCCCGACCCTGATGATCGCGGAAAAGGCAGCCCGCTGGATCCTTGCCGGACAGTAA
- a CDS encoding mandelate racemase/muconate lactonizing enzyme family protein, with product MKIAKIKITPLFVPYKAPFYWAHGQIDGAEVLLVEMQTDTGITGHGECIAAPNGRAIKALVEDAAALMIGRDPYQGRLLMREAYTALFRAQAVCSAPRFGGQILAGLEMALWDVLGKAVNRPVHALLGGAAHEHIGYFGFAMGKTPEAVAREARDFVEQGFEVIYIKAGFGAARDLATVKAVREAIGPAARLRIDPNESWSPLEARQMIARLAPYDLEFVEQPTPAESLSGLAQVRATSPVAIAADQSVFTPDEAYEAIRQQAADLIVIGPHECGGLARMTDIARVAQLAGVNICIHGLYETGITTCAAHMAAAACPNIDDGNQHMLKFLEWDIVQTPDLMPVAGRMPVLTGPGLGFTLDAENVARAAELYKARLPDGAKT from the coding sequence ATGAAAATCGCCAAGATCAAGATCACGCCGCTATTCGTGCCTTACAAGGCCCCGTTCTACTGGGCCCACGGGCAGATCGACGGAGCCGAGGTTCTGCTGGTCGAGATGCAAACCGACACGGGCATCACCGGCCATGGTGAATGTATTGCCGCGCCCAATGGGCGGGCCATCAAGGCGCTGGTCGAGGATGCCGCCGCCCTGATGATCGGGCGCGATCCCTATCAGGGACGGCTGCTGATGCGCGAGGCCTATACGGCGCTGTTCCGCGCCCAGGCAGTATGCAGTGCGCCACGGTTCGGCGGCCAGATACTGGCCGGGCTGGAAATGGCGCTTTGGGATGTGCTGGGGAAGGCCGTGAACAGGCCGGTTCATGCGCTGCTGGGCGGCGCCGCACATGAACATATCGGCTATTTCGGCTTTGCCATGGGCAAGACGCCTGAGGCGGTGGCACGTGAGGCCCGGGACTTCGTCGAACAGGGTTTTGAGGTCATCTATATCAAGGCCGGATTCGGCGCCGCGCGTGATCTGGCGACGGTCAAGGCCGTGCGCGAGGCCATCGGCCCCGCCGCTCGCCTGCGGATTGATCCGAATGAAAGCTGGTCGCCGCTGGAGGCCCGGCAGATGATCGCCCGTCTTGCGCCTTATGATCTGGAATTCGTCGAACAGCCGACCCCTGCGGAAAGCCTGTCGGGTCTGGCACAGGTGCGCGCGACCTCTCCGGTGGCGATTGCCGCCGACCAATCGGTGTTCACCCCGGACGAGGCCTATGAGGCCATCCGCCAGCAGGCCGCCGATCTGATCGTGATCGGCCCGCATGAATGTGGCGGTCTGGCGCGGATGACCGACATCGCCCGCGTCGCGCAGCTGGCCGGGGTGAATATCTGCATCCATGGACTCTATGAGACCGGCATTACCACCTGCGCGGCGCATATGGCCGCCGCCGCCTGCCCGAATATCGACGATGGCAACCAGCATATGCTGAAATTCCTTGAATGGGACATCGTGCAGACCCCCGATCTGATGCCTGTCGCCGGGCGGATGCCGGTTCTGACCGGTCCCGGACTGGGTTTCACCCTTGATGCCGAGAATGTCGCCCGCGCTGCCGAACTCTACAAGGCACGCTTGCCAGATGGAGCGAAGACCTGA
- a CDS encoding GlxA family transcriptional regulator, which translates to MPDLEFPSSLFPAPSEPPELMPEMRVGIILSPTFSLLPVASFLDALRHAADEADFSRQIYCSWKIIGPTEGEDVVSSCGLASRVDSAFPDPCEFDYLVVAGGHLPECLALPEETLDYIRRSRAANVALVGICTGSFILAQAGVMENTRCAVHVEHSRQLRALFPDAIPVTDQLIVSDNGIFTCPGGSTALDLAFSLIRSRCGRARAVKALTSLMVGKERAAKLAPDREYAHLFSCGNSKVENALGIMESHLSSPFTIKDLAEQVNITPSGLLAAFNRHAGIGPMEVWRNMRLSHSRWLLLNTNRTITQIAYECGFSDCAHFSRWFQKKYGTSPTRFRMVRKDSPKAT; encoded by the coding sequence TTGCCAGACCTCGAGTTTCCTTCAAGCCTGTTTCCGGCGCCATCGGAACCGCCCGAGCTTATGCCTGAAATGCGGGTCGGCATCATCCTCAGCCCGACCTTTTCGCTGTTGCCCGTCGCCAGTTTTCTTGATGCCCTGCGCCACGCGGCGGATGAGGCCGATTTCAGTCGCCAGATCTATTGCAGCTGGAAGATCATCGGCCCAACCGAAGGCGAGGATGTGGTTTCAAGCTGTGGCCTTGCCTCGCGGGTCGACAGCGCCTTCCCCGACCCATGCGAATTCGACTATCTTGTCGTGGCCGGTGGACATCTTCCCGAATGTCTTGCCCTGCCCGAAGAGACATTGGATTACATCCGCAGGTCACGGGCGGCCAATGTCGCGCTGGTGGGCATCTGCACCGGCAGCTTCATCCTTGCGCAGGCCGGGGTGATGGAAAACACCCGATGCGCCGTCCATGTCGAACACAGCCGGCAATTGCGCGCGCTGTTCCCTGACGCCATTCCGGTGACCGATCAGCTGATCGTTTCGGACAACGGCATCTTCACCTGTCCGGGGGGCAGCACGGCGCTGGATCTGGCATTCTCGTTGATCCGGTCACGTTGCGGGCGCGCCCGCGCGGTCAAGGCCCTGACCTCGCTGATGGTGGGGAAAGAGCGGGCGGCGAAACTGGCCCCCGACCGCGAATATGCGCATCTGTTTTCCTGCGGCAACTCCAAGGTCGAAAACGCGCTTGGCATCATGGAAAGCCATCTGTCCTCGCCTTTCACCATCAAGGATCTTGCCGAGCAGGTGAACATCACGCCCAGTGGCCTGCTGGCCGCCTTCAACCGTCACGCCGGGATCGGGCCGATGGAAGTCTGGCGCAACATGCGTCTGTCGCACAGCCGCTGGCTGTTGCTGAACACCAATCGCACCATCACCCAGATCGCCTATGAATGCGGCTTTTCGGATTGCGCGCATTTCAGTCGCTGGTTCCAGAAGAAATACGGCACCTCTCCGACCCGTTTCAGAATGGTCCGCAAGGATTCCCCCAAGGCGACGTGA
- a CDS encoding ChaN family lipoprotein, whose product MTGPTITADSCISRRLWLDQDGVPAGLYLPLFRFCRDMRFAMVGLNVSRELVRGVRQSGWNGVATDLKEDLTRSLPSSASYRHFLFDLTGGAGPGRGAITR is encoded by the coding sequence ATGACCGGGCCGACCATCACCGCTGACAGTTGCATATCGCGGCGGCTTTGGCTGGACCAGGACGGCGTCCCGGCCGGGCTGTATCTGCCGCTCTTCCGTTTCTGTCGCGACATGCGGTTCGCCATGGTCGGGCTGAACGTGTCGCGCGAGCTGGTGCGCGGTGTGCGTCAGTCTGGCTGGAACGGGGTGGCGACGGATCTGAAAGAGGATCTGACCCGCTCCTTGCCCTCTTCGGCCTCCTATCGACACTTCCTGTTCGATCTGACCGGCGGTGCAGGACCCGGGCGCGGCGCAATCACCCGATGA
- a CDS encoding L-serine ammonia-lyase: MFLSVFDIFKVGVGPSSSHTMGPMTAAARFLDDLRGAAEIIPGAGRLTRLGASLHGSLALTGKGHATDRAVILGLLGYLPDTLDPDAAERLEAEVRQTRRISPPGLGTLDFDPEVDLLFDYGPPLPGHANGLILRAFDERGNPYMTQTYYSIGGGFVVTKAELERGQAASGTGLTAEKSARGYPYPFGSADEMLKMGRASGLSIAAMKRANEKIHFGATLDQRLDRICEVMDACIDRGLRMDGVLPGGLSVKRRAKAIHEQLLAERGRNQSQPHVANDWLSVYAMAVNEENAAGGRVVTSPTNGAAGVVPAVIRYYRDHCIGATHEGVRTLLLTAAAIGGLIKHNASISGAEVGCQGEVGSASAMAAAGLCAALGGSNEQVENAAEIALEHHLGMTCDPAAGLVQVPCIERNGLGAIKAVSAASIALRGDGTHFMPLDNCIETMRQTGHDMLTKYKETSLGGLAVNLPEC; encoded by the coding sequence ATGTTCCTGTCGGTCTTCGATATCTTCAAGGTCGGCGTCGGTCCGTCGTCCTCTCATACCATGGGGCCGATGACGGCCGCCGCGCGGTTTCTGGACGATCTGCGCGGCGCAGCCGAGATCATTCCCGGCGCGGGCAGGCTGACACGGCTGGGGGCTTCGCTGCATGGCTCTCTGGCCTTGACGGGAAAGGGCCATGCAACCGATCGCGCGGTGATCCTGGGGTTGCTTGGCTATCTGCCCGACACGCTGGACCCCGATGCGGCGGAACGGCTGGAGGCCGAGGTCCGCCAGACCCGGCGCATCAGCCCGCCCGGTCTTGGCACGCTGGATTTCGACCCCGAGGTTGATCTGCTGTTCGACTATGGCCCACCCCTGCCGGGGCACGCCAACGGATTGATCCTGCGTGCCTTCGACGAACGCGGCAATCCTTATATGACGCAGACCTATTATTCGATCGGTGGCGGTTTCGTCGTCACCAAGGCTGAACTTGAGCGCGGCCAGGCCGCCAGCGGCACCGGTCTGACCGCGGAAAAATCGGCGCGTGGGTATCCCTATCCCTTTGGATCCGCGGATGAGATGCTGAAGATGGGGCGCGCTTCGGGGCTGAGCATTGCCGCGATGAAGCGCGCCAATGAGAAAATCCACTTCGGGGCAACGCTTGACCAACGCCTTGATCGGATCTGCGAGGTGATGGATGCCTGCATCGATCGTGGCCTGCGGATGGATGGGGTTCTGCCCGGTGGATTGTCGGTGAAGCGCCGGGCGAAGGCGATCCATGAACAGCTGCTGGCCGAACGGGGCAGAAACCAGAGCCAACCGCATGTCGCCAATGACTGGTTGTCGGTCTATGCCATGGCCGTCAACGAGGAAAACGCCGCCGGCGGGCGGGTTGTCACCTCGCCTACCAATGGTGCGGCGGGCGTCGTTCCGGCGGTCATCCGCTATTACCGGGACCACTGCATCGGCGCGACGCATGAGGGGGTCAGGACGCTGTTGCTGACTGCGGCGGCCATCGGCGGGCTGATCAAACACAATGCGTCGATCTCGGGCGCCGAGGTCGGATGCCAGGGTGAGGTCGGCTCGGCCTCGGCAATGGCGGCGGCGGGGCTGTGTGCGGCGCTTGGCGGCAGCAATGAACAGGTCGAAAACGCGGCGGAAATCGCGCTGGAGCATCATCTGGGCATGACCTGCGATCCGGCCGCCGGCCTGGTGCAGGTGCCCTGCATCGAGCGAAACGGTCTTGGCGCGATCAAGGCGGTCTCGGCAGCCAGCATCGCCTTGCGCGGCGATGGCACGCATTTCATGCCGCTCGACAATTGTATCGAGACCATGCGCCAGACCGGCCATGACATGCTGACGAAATACAAGGAGACAAGCCTCGGAGGCCTTGCGGTCAACTTGCCCGAATGCTGA
- a CDS encoding ferritin-like domain-containing protein — protein MTINTLEDLFHDQLQDQWSANTQALNVLTQLGEAAQDSDLSRALIAGSNGIQQGIRTVEEICNRHGIAPNGEDCKGMAGLVAEARAHALEEDFADPDVRDACIITQYQRMVHYALAGYGSLVAFANRLGHDQDGAKLQDCLDHTYDGDRTMTAIATGGVNAAAL, from the coding sequence ATGACGATCAATACACTGGAAGATCTTTTCCACGACCAGTTGCAGGATCAATGGAGCGCCAACACTCAGGCGTTGAACGTTCTGACCCAACTCGGAGAGGCCGCGCAGGACTCCGATCTGTCCAGGGCGCTGATCGCCGGATCGAACGGCATTCAGCAGGGCATCCGGACCGTCGAGGAAATCTGCAACCGTCACGGCATTGCGCCCAATGGCGAAGATTGCAAGGGCATGGCTGGCCTGGTTGCCGAAGCCAGGGCGCATGCGCTGGAGGAAGATTTCGCAGATCCGGATGTTCGCGATGCCTGCATCATCACGCAATACCAGCGCATGGTGCATTATGCCTTGGCGGGCTATGGCAGTCTCGTGGCCTTTGCCAACCGGCTGGGGCACGATCAGGATGGCGCCAAGCTGCAGGATTGTCTGGACCATACCTATGACGGGGATCGCACCATGACCGCGATCGCTACCGGTGGCGTCAACGCCGCCGCCCTCTGA
- a CDS encoding exopolysaccharide biosynthesis protein, whose amino-acid sequence MPEHESVLTSVVNDLQKCARDTPGSKVRAGDLLATLGHRGYGAALAILPLIELSPIGGIPGFPTMLAVVLAVLTLRLLLGYKSFWAPNWLRRRELRSDRVIRSVEWLRPLSQRIDAKLHERLSRFAGPAGRRAAGCVILGLLLTVPPLEIVPLASSAPMIVIAIFGLGMLFSDGLLMLLGFIGATIAVVGGLSFLI is encoded by the coding sequence TTGCCTGAACACGAAAGCGTCCTGACAAGCGTCGTCAATGACCTTCAGAAATGCGCCAGGGACACGCCGGGATCAAAGGTTCGTGCCGGCGATCTGCTGGCGACATTGGGGCATCGCGGTTACGGAGCCGCGCTTGCAATCCTGCCCCTGATCGAATTGTCTCCAATCGGAGGAATCCCCGGGTTCCCGACCATGCTGGCCGTTGTTCTGGCCGTGCTGACGCTCAGACTCTTGCTGGGTTACAAAAGTTTCTGGGCGCCGAACTGGTTGCGCAGGCGCGAACTGAGGTCAGATCGGGTGATCAGATCCGTCGAATGGCTCAGACCGTTGTCGCAGCGCATCGACGCCAAGCTGCACGAGCGTCTGTCGCGTTTTGCGGGCCCGGCCGGTCGCCGCGCTGCCGGTTGCGTCATCCTGGGCCTGCTGCTGACCGTCCCCCCATTGGAAATCGTTCCCCTGGCCAGTTCCGCCCCGATGATCGTGATCGCGATTTTCGGGCTGGGCATGTTGTTCAGCGATGGTCTGTTGATGCTGCTGGGGTTCATCGGCGCGACCATTGCCGTGGTGGGCGGGCTGTCATTCCTGATTTGA
- a CDS encoding sarcosine oxidase subunit gamma gives MNAPVTSFDTVSVAVLPPVARFNLRIAPADIAEASQAFGVTLPSRIGGGARHEDRAAYCLGPDEWLLHAAETDQAPIQSAFDGLRATTAHSLTVISDREITIAVAGPAVLDLLATGCPLDLSLMPVGRAKRTVFDYAQVVLIRDGEDAFRLEVWRSFFPHVHGLLEIAAREIAIGL, from the coding sequence ATGAATGCTCCTGTCACTTCCTTTGACACGGTGTCCGTTGCGGTCCTGCCACCGGTGGCGCGGTTCAATCTGCGCATTGCGCCGGCGGATATTGCGGAGGCCTCGCAGGCCTTCGGCGTCACGCTTCCCTCCCGGATCGGCGGGGGCGCCCGCCACGAGGATCGCGCGGCCTATTGCCTTGGGCCGGATGAATGGCTGCTGCATGCCGCCGAGACCGATCAGGCTCCGATCCAGTCGGCCTTCGACGGCTTGCGCGCCACGACAGCGCACAGCCTGACGGTCATTTCCGACCGCGAGATCACCATTGCCGTCGCCGGTCCAGCGGTGCTTGATCTGCTGGCCACCGGCTGTCCGCTCGATCTTTCCCTCATGCCGGTGGGTAGGGCCAAGCGGACGGTCTTCGACTATGCGCAGGTCGTGCTGATCCGCGATGGCGAAGACGCCTTCCGTCTGGAGGTCTGGCGGTCGTTCTTTCCCCATGTGCATGGCCTTCTGGAGATTGCCGCAAGGGAAATTGCCATCGGTCTCTGA
- a CDS encoding sarcosine oxidase subunit beta family protein: protein MNYNVFNLLWQGLSGHKGWQQAWRSPEPKPRYDAVIIGGGGHGLATAYYLAREYGMTNIALLEKGWLGGGNTGRNTTNVRSDYMFPESAAIYDMALRLYETLGKDLNYNIMLSQRGWLTLIEDQHQMEGARHKANWLQCNGVDGEIIGAAQVAQMMPGLQMKGRYPVRGAFLQKRGGTIRHDAVAWGYARAADRLGVDIIQNCEVQGFEQENGRITAINTSRGRIETDRVGVAVAGHSGVIAEKAGFRLPITSHCLQAMVSEPVRPFLDHVVISPGTGVYINQTQKGEMVMGGVLDLYHSYGQRGNFPTIEKVITSAVEMFPAFSQMRLMRHWAGIVDISPDSSPILGQTPVENMYINCGWGTGGFKAIPAGGYMLAHSIATGRPHELAAPFGLNRFRDNRLVDEGAAAGIAH, encoded by the coding sequence ATGAACTACAATGTTTTCAACTTGTTGTGGCAGGGGCTCTCCGGTCACAAGGGCTGGCAGCAGGCCTGGCGCTCGCCCGAACCCAAGCCGCGTTATGACGCCGTGATCATCGGCGGCGGCGGGCATGGGCTGGCAACGGCCTATTACCTCGCCCGTGAATACGGCATGACCAATATCGCCCTGCTGGAAAAGGGCTGGCTGGGCGGCGGCAATACGGGGCGCAACACCACCAATGTGCGTTCGGATTACATGTTTCCCGAAAGTGCCGCCATCTATGACATGGCGCTGCGCCTGTATGAGACTTTGGGCAAGGATCTGAACTACAACATCATGCTGTCCCAGCGCGGCTGGCTGACGCTGATCGAAGACCAGCACCAGATGGAAGGCGCGCGGCACAAGGCCAACTGGCTGCAGTGCAATGGTGTCGATGGCGAGATCATCGGCGCGGCGCAGGTGGCGCAGATGATGCCCGGACTGCAGATGAAGGGCCGCTATCCGGTGCGTGGCGCGTTCCTGCAAAAGCGCGGCGGCACGATCCGTCATGACGCGGTGGCCTGGGGCTATGCCCGTGCAGCCGACCGTCTTGGCGTCGATATCATTCAGAATTGCGAGGTGCAGGGGTTCGAGCAGGAGAATGGCCGGATCACCGCGATCAATACCTCGCGCGGGCGCATCGAGACCGACCGTGTGGGCGTGGCCGTGGCCGGGCATTCCGGCGTGATTGCCGAAAAGGCCGGATTCCGCCTGCCGATCACCAGCCATTGCCTGCAGGCGATGGTGTCGGAACCGGTCAGGCCGTTTCTGGACCATGTGGTGATCTCGCCGGGCACGGGTGTCTATATCAACCAGACCCAGAAGGGCGAAATGGTGATGGGCGGCGTGCTGGACCTGTATCATTCCTATGGGCAGCGCGGCAATTTCCCGACCATCGAAAAGGTCATCACCTCGGCGGTGGAAATGTTCCCCGCCTTCAGCCAGATGCGGCTGATGCGGCATTGGGCGGGGATCGTCGACATCTCACCCGACAGTTCGCCCATTCTCGGGCAGACGCCGGTCGAGAACATGTACATCAATTGCGGTTGGGGCACCGGCGGGTTCAAGGCCATTCCGGCGGGCGGCTATATGCTGGCGCATTCGATTGCCACGGGCCGCCCCCATGAACTGGCCGCGCCCTTTGGACTGAACCGTTTCCGGGACAACCGGCTGGTGGACGAAGGTGCCGCAGCAGGCATTGCACATTAA
- the glyA gene encoding serine hydroxymethyltransferase, whose product MLKTLNSSRISDTAIADAIEHELTRQQSQIELIASENIVSADVMRAQGSVLTNKYAEGYPGRRYYGGCEHVDTVEQIAIDRAKELFGAEFVNVQPHSGAQANQAVFLALLQPGDRIMGLDLAHGGHLTHGSPVTMSGKWFDVVSYEVSRDDHLIDMENVRRVALETRPKLIVAGASAYPRHIDFAAFRAIADEIGAYLMVDMAHYAGLIAAGEYPDPLPHAHVVTTTTHKTLRGPRGGMILCNDPALGKKFNSAVFPGNQGGPLMHVIAAKAVAFGEALDPSFTQYAKAVIANARKLSEVLVAGGLGVISGGTDCHMVLVDLRPKGVTGKAAEIALERAGLTCNKNAIPFDPEKPFVTSGVRLGSSAGTTRGFGEDEFRRVGELILKVIDALAENPEGNPEVEAAVLKEVQALCAAHPIYADGV is encoded by the coding sequence ATGCTGAAGACCCTGAACTCCTCTCGCATTTCCGACACGGCGATTGCCGATGCCATCGAGCATGAGCTGACCCGCCAGCAGAGTCAGATCGAGCTGATCGCCTCTGAAAACATTGTCAGCGCAGATGTGATGCGGGCTCAGGGCTCGGTGCTGACCAACAAATATGCCGAAGGCTATCCGGGTCGTCGCTACTATGGCGGCTGCGAACATGTGGATACGGTCGAACAGATCGCCATTGATCGCGCGAAAGAGCTGTTCGGCGCCGAATTCGTCAACGTCCAGCCCCATTCCGGCGCCCAGGCCAATCAGGCGGTGTTCCTGGCGCTGCTGCAGCCCGGCGACCGGATCATGGGGCTTGATCTTGCGCATGGCGGGCATCTGACCCACGGTTCGCCCGTGACCATGTCGGGCAAGTGGTTCGATGTCGTCAGCTACGAGGTGTCGAGGGACGATCATCTGATCGACATGGAAAATGTGCGCAGGGTTGCGCTTGAGACCCGGCCCAAGCTGATCGTGGCCGGTGCCTCGGCCTATCCGCGGCATATTGATTTCGCGGCCTTCCGCGCGATTGCCGATGAGATCGGTGCATATCTGATGGTCGACATGGCGCATTACGCCGGCCTGATCGCGGCAGGGGAATATCCCGATCCGCTGCCCCATGCCCATGTGGTGACCACCACCACCCACAAGACCCTGCGCGGTCCGCGCGGCGGCATGATCCTGTGCAATGATCCGGCATTGGGCAAGAAGTTCAATTCCGCCGTCTTCCCGGGCAATCAGGGCGGCCCGCTGATGCATGTGATCGCGGCCAAGGCCGTGGCCTTTGGCGAGGCGCTTGATCCCTCTTTCACCCAATATGCCAAGGCTGTCATTGCCAATGCGCGCAAGCTGTCCGAGGTTCTGGTCGCTGGCGGATTGGGCGTCATCTCCGGCGGCACCGATTGCCACATGGTGCTGGTCGATCTGCGGCCCAAGGGGGTGACGGGCAAGGCTGCGGAAATTGCCCTCGAACGGGCGGGGCTGACCTGCAACAAGAATGCCATACCCTTCGATCCCGAGAAGCCCTTCGTCACCTCTGGCGTGCGTCTGGGCAGTTCGGCGGGGACGACGCGCGGTTTTGGCGAGGATGAATTCCGCCGTGTCGGCGAACTGATCCTGAAGGTGATCGACGCGCTGGCCGAGAATCCCGAAGGCAATCCCGAAGTCGAGGCGGCGGTGCTGAAAGAGGTTCAGGCCCTTTGCGCGGCGCATCCGATCTATGCCGACGGCGTATAG
- a CDS encoding LysR family transcriptional regulator — protein sequence MTRFSNLNGILAFVTVAREGSVSRAAEVLNLTQPAISHQIRKLSEETGIVLFNRTSRGLVLTPDGVTLLPRARQVLAAMTEFQRSASKQCGQVSGMLKIGTIVDPEFIRLGRLLGRLGAAHPGITTELIHGVSGEILAKLKRQQIDAGFYLTAPDEVDRLASDRPLYSRKLAEFTYRVIAPAGWERHLSGANWAQVAALPWIGTSPQSVHNRLLTRIFAGHGCVQNAVALVDHEASMTEMVLSGVGLSLCRESIALHHRQAYGLAVSEELRVPACLVFLTLLERKEDPVIAALLDQIEDIW from the coding sequence ATGACAAGATTTTCGAACCTGAATGGTATCCTCGCCTTCGTGACGGTGGCGCGCGAGGGAAGCGTGTCGCGCGCGGCCGAGGTGCTGAACCTCACCCAACCCGCGATCAGCCACCAGATCAGGAAGTTGAGCGAAGAGACAGGGATCGTGCTGTTCAATCGCACGTCGCGCGGGTTGGTGCTGACCCCGGACGGTGTGACATTGCTGCCCCGGGCCCGGCAGGTGCTTGCCGCCATGACCGAGTTCCAGCGCAGCGCCAGCAAGCAATGTGGTCAGGTCTCGGGGATGCTGAAGATCGGCACCATCGTCGACCCCGAGTTCATCCGTCTTGGCCGCCTGCTCGGCCGACTGGGTGCGGCGCATCCCGGGATCACCACCGAATTGATCCATGGCGTCAGCGGCGAGATACTTGCAAAGCTCAAGCGGCAACAGATCGATGCCGGGTTCTACCTGACCGCCCCTGACGAGGTGGATCGTCTTGCCTCGGACCGGCCGCTTTACAGCAGGAAGCTGGCCGAGTTCACCTATCGCGTCATCGCTCCGGCGGGCTGGGAAAGGCATCTTTCCGGGGCCAACTGGGCGCAGGTGGCCGCACTGCCATGGATCGGCACATCTCCGCAATCGGTTCACAACCGCTTGCTGACCCGGATTTTTGCCGGTCATGGCTGCGTGCAGAATGCGGTGGCGCTTGTTGATCACGAGGCGTCGATGACGGAAATGGTGCTGTCCGGGGTGGGGCTGAGCCTGTGCCGAGAGTCCATCGCCCTGCATCACAGGCAGGCCTATGGGCTGGCCGTCAGCGAAGAGCTGCGCGTTCCGGCCTGCCTGGTCTTTCTGACCCTGCTGGAGCGGAAGGAGGACCCCGTCATCGCCGCGCTTCTCGACCAGATCGAAGACATATGGTGA